A portion of the Leucoraja erinacea ecotype New England unplaced genomic scaffold, Leri_hhj_1 Leri_267S, whole genome shotgun sequence genome contains these proteins:
- the LOC129693354 gene encoding zinc-binding protein A33-like, translated as MAESLGQNLRCTICAHIYSEPVTLDCGHNFCRACVLGRWGGEEGTVACPQCCQGFPRRELKTNQLLATLVTSLGLLNLGPSPTVGMGRCPSHWDLPMLFCPKDLTLVCPSCLAQGSEGRNTLIPTEEAFALCQEKLENSATFLEKRLEEYREAETSQVSRTSQTVELADSLRESIEGQFDTMHQFLREQESDLRERLEHESQGVVQTLEANLRLLDKRSNSIEKLIAEIRSLINAKDRDRLLTEVKGILQRSDLHREPVLPPPEVSLGEFRGPLQYAAWKRMLRVVSPAPAPLTLDPDSASPSLILSKDHTMVKRRAKLRQTPASSRRFTVCAAVLSAQGFSSGRHYWEVDVETSPAWIVGAAGETAERGEDVPLTPDNGFWTVRLWNGKVHWSGDGTAGSASCSDLRPDRVGVFLDYEGGQLSFYDARRMSHLCTFHHRFSGPLYPFLYPLSGARYFRH; from the exons atgGCTGAGAGCTTGGGGCAGAATCTTCGCTGCACCATCTGCGCCCACATCTATTCGGAGCCCGTCACCTTGGACTGCGGCCACAACTTCTGCCGGGCGTGCGTCTTGGGACGGTGGGGCGGAGAGGAGGGAACTGTCGCATGCCCGCAGTGTTGCCAGGGGTTCCCCAGGAGGGAGCTGAAAACTAACCAGCTCCTCGCCACCTTGGTGACCAGCCTGGGCTTGTTGAACCTGGGTCCCAGCCCCACGGTTGGCATGGGACGATGCCCATCCCACTGGGACCTGCCGATGCTATTCTGCCCAAAGGATCTCACCCTGGTCTGCCCCAGCTGCCTGGCGCAAGGATCGGAGGGCAGGAACACGCTGATCCCCACAGAGGAAGCCTTTGCCCTCTGCCAG GAGAAGCTGGAGAACTCGGCGACGTTCCTGGAGAAGAGATTGGAGGAGTACAGAGAGGCAGAGACCAGCCAGGTGTCCAGGACCTCCCAGACGGTG GAGTTAGCGGACAGTCTCCGGGAGAGCATTGAGGGGCAGTTCGACACCATGCACCAGTTCTTGCGGGAGCAGGAGAGCGACCTGCGGGAGCGGCTGGAACACGAGTCCCAGGGGGTGGTGCAGACCCTGGAGGCCAACCTCAGGCTGCTGGACAAGAGAAGCAACTCAATCGAGAAGCTGATCGCGGAGATCCGCTCTCTCATCAACGCTAAGGACCGCGACAGGCTCCTCACG GAAGTGAAAGGCATTCTCCAAAG GAGCGACTTGCACCGGGAGCCGGTGCTGCCGCCGCCCGAGGTCAGTCTGGGCGAGTTCCGGGGGCCGCTGCAATACGCGGCCTGGAAGCGCATGCTGAGAGTCGTCAGCCCAG cgCCGGCCCCGCTGACCCTAGACCCGGACTCTGCCAGCCCCAGCCTCATCCTGTCTAAGGACCACACCATGGTGAAGCGGCGGGCCAAGCTGCGGCAGACGCCGGCGAGCAGCAGGCGTTTCACGGTGTGCGCCGCGGTGTTGTCCGCCCAGGGCTTCTCCTCGGGCCGCCACTACTGGGAGGTGGACGTGGAGACGTCGCCCGCCTGGATCGTGGGCGCCGCCGGCGAGACGGCGGAGAGGGGCGAGGATGTCCCGCTGACTCCCGACAACGGCTTCTGGACGGTGAGGCTGTGGAACGGCAAGGTCCACTGGAGCGGAGACGGCACCGCCGGCTCGGCCTCTTGCTCCGACCTCCGGCCCGACAGGGTGGGCGTCTTCCTGGACTACGAGGGCGGCCAGCTCTCCTTCTACGATGCCCGCCGCATGTCTCACCTCTGCACCTTCCACCACCGCTTCAGCGGACCCCTCTACCCGTTCCTGTACCCGCTGAGCGGGGCCCGATACTTCCGACACTGA